A window from gamma proteobacterium SS-5 encodes these proteins:
- a CDS encoding amidoligase family protein, whose translation MNQTTITGLAEAGFCTPTVSHNAAGEERRVGFELEFSGISLEQTGAALSGALGGQIEPQSAAELGVEVADLGRFNVELDWAFLKRQAGGEQVEGWVKPLSEAAALLVPVEVVCPPLALSQLPRLDAMVEALRRAGAQGTEESLIAAYGVHINAEIPRLDAATLAAYLRAFALLQWWLVDAHEVDLARKISPYVDLYPEAYVRQLFSRAHPGLDDIFADYLQHNPSRNRALDLLPLLAEIDEKRVRERIDDAKIKPRPAFHYRLPNCQIERADWSLSDSWNTWCVVEALAARPDELAELGDRFLHAGRPLLGINRKDWLAFIDSWLRDHALA comes from the coding sequence ATGAACCAGACAACAATCACTGGGCTGGCCGAGGCCGGCTTTTGTACCCCCACCGTTTCCCACAATGCCGCTGGTGAAGAGCGCCGGGTGGGCTTTGAGCTGGAGTTCTCCGGTATCTCCCTGGAGCAGACCGGGGCCGCCCTGAGCGGTGCCCTGGGGGGGCAGATAGAGCCCCAATCGGCGGCCGAGCTGGGTGTGGAGGTGGCCGACCTGGGTCGGTTCAATGTCGAGCTGGATTGGGCCTTTCTCAAGCGCCAGGCCGGGGGTGAACAGGTCGAGGGCTGGGTCAAGCCCCTGAGCGAGGCCGCCGCCCTGCTGGTGCCGGTAGAGGTGGTCTGCCCGCCCCTGGCGCTGAGCCAGCTACCCCGCCTGGACGCCATGGTCGAGGCCCTGCGTCGGGCCGGTGCCCAGGGCACCGAGGAGTCGCTGATTGCCGCCTATGGGGTGCATATCAACGCCGAGATCCCGCGTCTGGATGCCGCCACCCTGGCAGCCTACCTGCGTGCCTTTGCCCTGTTGCAGTGGTGGCTGGTGGATGCCCATGAGGTGGATCTGGCACGCAAGATCAGCCCCTATGTGGACCTCTACCCCGAGGCCTATGTGCGCCAGCTGTTCTCCCGCGCCCACCCCGGCCTGGATGATATCTTCGCCGATTATTTGCAGCACAACCCGAGCCGCAACCGCGCCCTGGACCTGCTGCCCCTGCTGGCCGAGATCGATGAGAAGCGGGTGCGCGAGCGCATCGATGACGCCAAGATCAAACCCCGCCCGGCCTTCCATTACCGGCTGCCCAATTGTCAGATCGAACGGGCCGACTGGTCCCTGTCCGACTCCTGGAATACCTGGTGCGTGGTGGAAGCGCTGGCGGCCAGGCCCGATGAGCTGGCCGAGCTGGGGGATAGATTCCTGCACGCGGGGCGGCCCCTGCTGGGGATCAATCGCAAGGACTGGCTGGCGTTTATCGATTCATGGCTGCGCGACCACGCATTGGCGTGA
- a CDS encoding class I SAM-dependent methyltransferase — translation MSSPPSSQAQRADPFALYEASVQCPQAEVEFLQDSFQRLRGRVAHRLREDFCGTGAVSCAWVRQDGRNRALAVDLDPGPLDWARTHHLPRLSADQRTRMQWLQADVRQLGGEGMDLVSAMNFSYWCLHTRPELRAYFAQVRHCLRDHGVFFLDAFGGYDAFRELSEERQVEDVGLSFTYIWQQERYNPVDGRLDCQIHFAFADGSRQERAFSYAWRLWTLPEIQELLLEAGFARVVVYWQGWDENDEADGIFRPVTSADADAGWICYLAALK, via the coding sequence GTGTCCAGCCCCCCATCCAGTCAGGCGCAGCGTGCCGATCCCTTTGCCCTTTATGAGGCCTCGGTGCAGTGTCCGCAGGCGGAGGTGGAGTTCCTGCAAGATAGTTTCCAGCGGTTGCGAGGCCGTGTGGCGCACCGTTTGCGGGAGGATTTTTGCGGTACCGGGGCGGTGAGTTGCGCCTGGGTACGGCAGGACGGGCGCAACCGGGCCTTGGCGGTGGACCTTGATCCAGGGCCGCTGGATTGGGCGCGGACCCATCATCTGCCGAGGCTGTCGGCCGATCAGCGGACCCGCATGCAGTGGCTGCAGGCAGATGTGCGACAGCTGGGCGGGGAGGGGATGGACCTGGTCAGCGCGATGAACTTCAGCTATTGGTGCCTGCATACGCGCCCCGAGTTGCGTGCCTATTTTGCCCAGGTACGGCACTGCCTGCGGGACCATGGGGTGTTCTTTCTGGATGCCTTCGGTGGCTACGATGCCTTTCGCGAGCTGTCCGAAGAGCGTCAGGTGGAGGATGTCGGGCTGAGCTTTACCTATATCTGGCAGCAGGAGCGCTATAACCCGGTGGATGGCCGCCTGGATTGCCAGATCCATTTTGCCTTTGCCGATGGATCACGGCAGGAGCGGGCCTTCAGCTACGCCTGGCGGCTGTGGACCCTGCCGGAGATCCAGGAACTGCTGCTTGAGGCGGGCTTTGCCCGGGTGGTGGTCTATTGGCAGGGCTGGGATGAGAACGACGAGGCCGATGGCATCTTCAGGCCGGTGACCTCGGCGGATGCCGATGCCGGTTGGATCTGTTACCTGGCGGCGCTCAAGTAG